One window from the genome of Desulforamulus ruminis DSM 2154 encodes:
- a CDS encoding CCA tRNA nucleotidyltransferase, whose translation MWNLLREIAGQAAAMEEEIYLVGGALRDLLLGQNPEDFDLSLAGGSRCLAEKIAQQYRATLIPLDQGRETLRVVLSPEIHLDFCLFKGQNILEDLQHRDFTINALALNLSALPLDNTGAWPPANWQSLILDPTGGREDLNRGLLRVTHAEAMTDDPLRVLRGIRLAALFNLAISPETIRLMKRGTPLLGSVAGERIWQELSRILALPRVYPLVEFMDRELELWHHLIPCRVPMEETRQNRYHTENVWRHCLRTLECLEQVLQELPLWLEEGQEIVHFLQKPLAGERNRLQVLKLAALIHDIGKPDTACLHKDGGISFHGHPEAGLPYAADLAGRLKWSNAEKQYLLSLILYHMRPLQLYAQQNVSNLALYRLGQTLGENGPDVFILSLADVTATHTAGERLGELATYRNFILGLIGRYNREKNLYNGKLLSGKDLLGLGIPEGPLVGKLLAQLAEEQVKGTVKDVSSAKQWVLDTFRTGAGEKQDN comes from the coding sequence ATGTGGAACCTTCTTAGGGAAATTGCTGGTCAGGCGGCCGCCATGGAGGAAGAAATCTATCTGGTTGGCGGTGCCCTGAGGGACCTGCTGCTGGGACAAAATCCCGAAGATTTTGATCTGTCCCTGGCCGGCGGCAGCCGCTGCCTGGCCGAAAAAATTGCGCAGCAATACCGGGCCACCTTGATTCCCCTGGACCAAGGGCGGGAAACCTTAAGGGTGGTGCTCAGTCCGGAAATTCACCTGGATTTCTGCCTGTTTAAAGGCCAAAATATTCTTGAAGATTTGCAGCACCGGGACTTTACGATCAATGCCCTGGCCCTTAATCTCTCAGCCTTGCCGTTAGACAACACCGGAGCCTGGCCGCCGGCCAACTGGCAGTCACTCATCCTCGATCCTACCGGCGGCCGGGAGGATCTAAACCGGGGATTGCTGCGGGTTACCCATGCTGAGGCCATGACCGACGACCCCCTGCGGGTTCTCCGGGGCATCCGGCTGGCTGCCCTTTTTAATCTGGCTATTTCTCCGGAGACAATCCGCTTGATGAAACGGGGAACCCCGCTGCTTGGCTCTGTGGCCGGAGAGCGGATTTGGCAGGAGCTTTCCAGGATACTGGCCTTGCCCCGCGTCTATCCCCTGGTGGAGTTTATGGACCGGGAGCTGGAGCTATGGCATCATCTGATTCCCTGCCGAGTTCCCATGGAGGAAACCCGGCAAAACCGCTATCACACGGAAAATGTTTGGCGGCACTGCCTGCGAACCCTGGAATGCCTGGAACAGGTTCTGCAGGAACTGCCCCTTTGGCTTGAGGAGGGGCAGGAAATCGTTCATTTCCTGCAAAAACCTCTGGCCGGAGAACGGAATCGTTTGCAGGTACTCAAACTGGCCGCCTTGATTCATGATATCGGCAAACCGGACACCGCCTGTCTGCACAAGGATGGAGGAATTTCTTTTCATGGCCACCCGGAGGCGGGATTACCCTACGCCGCAGATCTGGCGGGCCGCTTGAAATGGTCCAATGCCGAAAAGCAATATCTCCTGAGTTTGATTTTATATCACATGAGGCCCCTCCAGCTTTATGCCCAGCAAAACGTTTCAAATCTGGCCCTTTACCGGCTGGGGCAAACGCTGGGGGAAAATGGGCCGGATGTTTTTATCTTATCTCTGGCGGACGTAACCGCAACCCATACCGCCGGGGAACGCTTGGGGGAACTGGCAACTTATCGGAACTTTATCCTAGGGCTCATAGGGCGTTATAACCGAGAGAAAAATCTCTACAACGGTAAACTTCTCTCCGGAAAAGACTTGCTCGGCCTGGGAATTCCGGAGGGCCCTCTGGTGGGAAAGCTATTGGCGCAATTGGCCGAGGAACAGGTTAAAGGCACCGTAAAGGATGTAAGTTCGGCCAAGCAGTGGGTACTCGATACTTTTCGGACAGGAGCGGGGGAAAAACAAGATAACTGA
- a CDS encoding DUF1648 domain-containing protein, with protein sequence MRNIPLTHRLAVPAVFVLVTLYMAVANYPTLPEKIPTHFNGSGFPDAWGNLSFSNFFSLPFLQVVLYVVLAGLTWVFTKRGDIRNIINLPGKDKLTGEQLEKIRRVIINGMSLLNLFTCAMLFYIQLGTIKIVRSQWAGLGPASWLFAVLIVGTCAWMLYRIFTLRKQS encoded by the coding sequence ATGCGAAATATTCCTTTAACCCACCGTTTAGCTGTACCTGCTGTTTTTGTTCTAGTGACCCTTTATATGGCCGTGGCCAATTATCCGACCCTGCCGGAAAAAATCCCCACTCATTTTAATGGTTCCGGATTTCCGGACGCCTGGGGTAACTTGTCCTTTTCTAATTTTTTTAGTTTACCCTTTTTGCAGGTGGTTCTCTACGTTGTTCTGGCGGGCCTTACCTGGGTTTTTACCAAACGCGGTGATATCCGGAATATCATTAATCTACCGGGTAAAGACAAACTGACCGGAGAGCAATTGGAAAAAATCAGAAGAGTCATTATCAACGGAATGTCCCTGTTAAACCTGTTTACCTGCGCCATGTTATTTTACATCCAACTGGGCACCATTAAAATTGTTCGGTCCCAGTGGGCCGGACTGGGTCCGGCGTCCTGGCTTTTTGCGGTTTTAATTGTAGGCACCTGTGCCTGGATGCTGTATAGGATTTTTACTCTGCGCAAACAATCTTAG
- a CDS encoding Rossmann-like and DUF2520 domain-containing protein: protein MNLRPSFAIIGAGKVGSALALLLKERGFKPAGVFSRSQASARKLAGQLQTVVFQCPGDAARAADWVFITTTDREINPTAEKIARRGGCRPGQMVVHTSGALDSSILEPVRRQGAWAVSIHPLQSFASIESAKENLPGSCFALEGDEPAVKLAMELVRELQGQYFVIKAEDKPLYHAAAVVASNYLVSLIHLSTSIYQKLGLDERQALDALFPLIQGTLNNIARTGPGAALTGPVARGDGNTLKNHMKALKKMNWRAHQAYSHLGLYTVGVAVENGSITPNEGTTLSNIFLEVEQNDQKGNHCRLPAYETGRPAHSHVDRLRLSNSHVGRCFRYRRHSGGGLPR, encoded by the coding sequence ATGAATCTCAGGCCTTCCTTTGCCATTATTGGGGCGGGAAAAGTAGGCAGTGCCCTGGCGCTGCTGTTAAAGGAGCGGGGTTTTAAACCCGCAGGAGTTTTCAGCCGTTCCCAGGCATCGGCCCGGAAGTTGGCCGGACAACTGCAAACAGTGGTTTTTCAATGCCCCGGTGACGCGGCTAGGGCGGCTGACTGGGTATTTATTACCACCACCGATCGTGAAATTAACCCCACAGCGGAAAAGATTGCCCGCCGGGGAGGGTGCAGACCCGGTCAGATGGTTGTACACACCAGCGGCGCCTTGGACAGCAGCATTTTGGAACCGGTACGCAGGCAGGGGGCCTGGGCGGTTTCCATCCACCCTCTGCAGTCCTTTGCCAGCATTGAAAGCGCTAAAGAGAATTTACCGGGGTCTTGTTTTGCCCTGGAGGGGGATGAACCTGCTGTAAAGCTGGCCATGGAACTGGTTCGGGAACTGCAGGGTCAGTACTTTGTCATCAAAGCGGAAGATAAACCCCTTTACCACGCGGCTGCCGTGGTGGCTTCCAATTATTTGGTTTCACTGATTCATTTAAGTACCAGTATTTATCAAAAGCTGGGGCTGGATGAAAGGCAGGCGCTGGATGCTTTGTTTCCCCTGATTCAGGGTACACTAAACAATATTGCCCGGACCGGGCCTGGGGCTGCCCTTACCGGTCCGGTGGCTAGGGGAGACGGCAATACCCTGAAAAATCATATGAAGGCACTTAAAAAGATGAATTGGCGGGCCCACCAGGCTTATAGCCACCTGGGTCTTTATACCGTGGGGGTGGCTGTTGAAAACGGCAGCATTACACCCAACGAGGGAACGACTCTCAGTAATATTTTTCTGGAGGTAGAACAAAATGACCAAAAGGGTAACCACTGCCGACTTCCGGCGTATGAAACAGGAAGGCCAGCCCATAGCCATGTTGACCGCTTACGATTATCCAACAGCCACGTTGGTCGATGCTTCCGGTATCGACGCCATTCTGGTGGGGGACTCCCTCGGTAA
- the panB gene encoding 3-methyl-2-oxobutanoate hydroxymethyltransferase → MKQEGQPIAMLTAYDYPTATLVDASGIDAILVGDSLGNVVLGYDSTVPVTMEDIIHHLRAVTRGAKRAMVIGDLPFLSYHISKEESVRNAGRLMQEGLAQAVKLEGGREVAETVRAITAAGIPVMGHLGLTPQSVHQLGGFKVQGKDGEAARKLLEDAKALEQAGAFAIVLECIPQQLAGVLTEALSIPTIGIGAGGRCDGQVLVINDLLGMFSDFTPKFVKQYANLKEQIIQACAAYKDEVKGRVFPEPQHVFNMAEEELKKIY, encoded by the coding sequence ATGAAACAGGAAGGCCAGCCCATAGCCATGTTGACCGCTTACGATTATCCAACAGCCACGTTGGTCGATGCTTCCGGTATCGACGCCATTCTGGTGGGGGACTCCCTCGGTAACGTCGTCCTGGGTTACGATTCCACCGTGCCGGTAACCATGGAGGATATTATCCATCACCTAAGGGCGGTGACCCGGGGAGCTAAAAGGGCTATGGTCATTGGGGATCTGCCTTTTTTATCCTATCACATTTCTAAAGAGGAAAGTGTACGCAATGCGGGCCGTTTAATGCAGGAGGGATTAGCCCAGGCCGTTAAGCTGGAAGGAGGCCGGGAGGTGGCGGAGACCGTTCGGGCCATTACCGCCGCAGGCATTCCGGTAATGGGACATCTGGGTTTGACCCCTCAATCGGTCCACCAACTGGGCGGATTTAAGGTTCAGGGAAAAGACGGGGAAGCAGCTCGGAAGCTCCTGGAGGATGCCAAAGCACTGGAACAGGCCGGGGCTTTTGCCATTGTCCTGGAGTGCATTCCCCAGCAATTGGCCGGGGTCCTTACCGAAGCGCTATCCATTCCCACCATTGGGATTGGAGCGGGCGGCCGCTGCGACGGACAGGTCTTGGTCATTAATGATTTACTGGGTATGTTTTCCGATTTTACACCCAAATTTGTTAAACAATATGCCAATTTAAAAGAACAAATCATCCAGGCTTGTGCCGCTTATAAGGATGAAGTAAAAGGCAGGGTTTTCCCCGAGCCTCAGCATGTTTTTAATATGGCTGAAGAAGAATTGAAAAAGATTTATTAG
- the panC gene encoding pantoate--beta-alanine ligase: protein MRLCKTIEEIRSLINAVRAEGKTVGLVPTMGYLHQGHLSLVQEARRRCEVLVVSIFVNPTQFGPHEDYQTYPRDLQRDAGLLAGAGVDAVFAPEAAEMYPAGFSSYVDVSGVSQCLCGASRPGHFRGVATVVSKLFNIVRPDMAFFGQKDFQQVLVIKRMVEDLNMSVQIIDVPIVREEDGLALSSRNVYLSPEERSAALVLHRSLNLALDLVRSGERDTNRLKERIIKEITSEPLADIDYVEIRSLPHLSGLAELSGRALLALAVRFGKTRLIDNVVLEA, encoded by the coding sequence ATGAGACTGTGCAAAACCATTGAAGAAATCCGTTCACTGATCAATGCCGTACGGGCGGAGGGAAAAACCGTGGGCTTGGTGCCCACCATGGGCTACCTGCACCAGGGACATCTGTCCCTGGTGCAGGAGGCCAGACGCCGCTGCGAGGTTCTGGTGGTCAGTATTTTTGTTAATCCTACTCAATTTGGACCCCATGAGGATTACCAAACCTATCCCCGGGACCTGCAAAGGGATGCCGGCCTGCTGGCCGGTGCCGGGGTTGATGCTGTTTTTGCCCCGGAGGCGGCGGAGATGTATCCCGCCGGATTCAGCAGCTACGTGGATGTCAGCGGCGTCAGCCAATGCCTTTGCGGGGCCTCAAGGCCGGGGCATTTCCGAGGTGTGGCCACGGTGGTAAGCAAATTATTTAACATCGTACGTCCGGATATGGCTTTTTTTGGACAAAAGGATTTCCAGCAGGTGCTGGTTATAAAACGAATGGTTGAAGATTTAAATATGAGTGTCCAGATCATTGATGTGCCCATTGTTCGGGAAGAAGACGGTTTGGCTCTCAGTTCCCGCAATGTTTATCTCTCGCCGGAAGAACGATCCGCCGCCCTGGTACTGCACCGCAGTTTAAATCTGGCTCTGGATTTGGTACGCTCCGGGGAGCGGGATACCAACCGCTTAAAGGAGCGGATTATCAAAGAAATTACCTCGGAACCCCTGGCGGACATTGATTATGTGGAGATCCGCTCCCTGCCCCATTTAAGCGGCTTAGCGGAACTTTCCGGCCGGGCTCTGCTGGCTCTGGCCGTCCGCTTTGGCAAGACCCGGCTCATTGACAATGTTGTTCTGGAGGCATAG
- the panD gene encoding aspartate 1-decarboxylase yields the protein MLLFMFKSKIHKATVTEANLNYMGSITIDKELMEAAGILAHEKVQVVNNHNGARLETYVIEGEPGSGTICLNGAAARQVQPGDTVIIIAYTMVDEKEARTLRPKVVMVDEHNQITRVIHQECHGVCG from the coding sequence ATGCTGTTGTTTATGTTTAAATCGAAAATACATAAAGCTACGGTAACCGAGGCAAATTTAAATTATATGGGCAGTATTACCATTGATAAAGAACTGATGGAGGCCGCCGGCATTCTGGCTCATGAGAAGGTTCAAGTGGTAAACAACCATAACGGGGCCCGGTTGGAAACCTATGTGATTGAGGGGGAACCGGGTTCCGGAACCATTTGCCTTAACGGTGCGGCGGCCCGGCAGGTGCAGCCGGGAGACACGGTGATTATCATTGCCTATACCATGGTGGACGAGAAGGAAGCGCGCACCTTAAGACCCAAAGTGGTCATGGTGGATGAGCACAATCAAATAACCCGGGTGATTCATCAGGAATGTCACGGAGTATGCGGTTAG
- the nadA gene encoding quinolinate synthase NadA: protein MLVADKIRQLTEEIQKLKKERNAIILAHVYQRPEVQEVADIIGDSLELSRKAAATDADVIVFCGVHFMAESAAILSPDKVILLPEENAGCPMADMVTAEELRIKKQQLPEAVVVAYVNTSAEVKAECDICCTSANAVKIVQSIPQDKEIIFIPDKNLGMYVASKTGRPMTLWEGWCNTHDWVTPEEVLRAKEEHPEALVLIHPECRPEVVALADYVSSTTGLIKFARENEAKEYIVGTESGILHQLYKQCPGKEFYLATKRLVCPNMKATTLDKVKRALEIMQPQITVPQEIREKALACLERMLAVK from the coding sequence ATGTTGGTTGCCGACAAGATAAGACAACTTACCGAAGAAATTCAAAAATTGAAAAAGGAACGGAATGCTATTATATTAGCCCACGTATACCAACGGCCGGAGGTTCAGGAGGTAGCGGATATTATCGGAGATTCCCTGGAATTATCCCGCAAAGCTGCCGCCACCGATGCGGACGTTATTGTTTTCTGTGGGGTTCATTTTATGGCTGAAAGCGCAGCCATCCTATCCCCGGATAAGGTCATTCTCCTGCCCGAGGAAAACGCCGGGTGTCCCATGGCGGATATGGTTACGGCGGAAGAACTGCGGATTAAAAAACAACAGCTTCCCGAAGCGGTGGTGGTGGCTTATGTCAACACCTCGGCGGAGGTAAAGGCGGAGTGCGATATTTGCTGTACCTCGGCCAATGCGGTTAAGATTGTGCAGTCCATCCCGCAGGACAAAGAAATTATTTTTATTCCGGACAAAAACCTAGGCATGTACGTAGCCTCCAAAACCGGCCGTCCCATGACTCTTTGGGAAGGGTGGTGCAATACTCACGACTGGGTTACGCCGGAAGAAGTGCTGCGGGCCAAGGAGGAGCATCCGGAGGCCCTGGTGCTGATCCACCCCGAATGCCGGCCTGAAGTGGTGGCTCTGGCGGACTACGTGTCCAGCACCACCGGTCTGATTAAATTTGCCCGGGAAAATGAGGCCAAGGAATACATTGTGGGCACCGAATCCGGTATTTTACATCAATTGTACAAGCAGTGTCCCGGCAAGGAATTTTACCTGGCCACCAAAAGACTGGTTTGCCCGAATATGAAGGCCACCACCCTGGATAAAGTAAAAAGGGCTTTGGAAATCATGCAACCACAAATTACCGTGCCTCAGGAAATTAGAGAGAAGGCACTGGCTTGCTTAGAGCGGATGCTGGCGGTGAAATAG
- the nadB gene encoding L-aspartate oxidase has translation MVSKYLVNFNSRELPQEEAEYLIIGGGIAGLYTAWAAANTGAQVTLLTKRSVAESNTDRAQGGIAAALGQHDSPELHLQDTLIAGAGLCDEAAVRILVTEGPERVRELIDMGASFDRNVDGLCFTREGCHSQDRILHAQGDATGAEILRALSQNVVGIPNVDVLENQYVVDLLVRDGTCYGVLALDQTSGEFRIFRGRVVVLATGGSGRLYNYTTNPEVATADGIALAFRAGVEVMDMEFIQFHPTSLVLPGAPRFLISEAVRGEGAILRNSRGERFMPQYHGMAELAPRDIVSRAILAEMAKTGADSVFLDVTHLEPEKIKERFPTITLTCAKYGLDITRELIPVAPAAHYMMGGVKTDLWGETSIKHLFACGEASCLGVHGANRLASNSLLDGLVSGGRIVQRAAYVLESGSREKPHFSCNQLLPTPEINFKELRQKLQLIMGEKVGPLRTALRLAEALAFFDRWAHLRNHEVRETSQMETRNMLEVGELITEAAMMRTESRGGHFRLDYPETSERWQKHLLLKR, from the coding sequence TTGGTTAGCAAATACCTGGTGAATTTCAATTCCCGGGAACTACCCCAGGAGGAAGCAGAATATTTAATCATTGGCGGGGGGATTGCCGGGTTATACACAGCCTGGGCAGCCGCCAATACAGGGGCGCAGGTAACCCTGCTCACCAAACGGAGCGTTGCCGAAAGCAACACCGACCGCGCCCAGGGGGGCATTGCAGCCGCCCTGGGGCAGCATGATTCACCGGAACTGCACCTGCAGGATACCCTTATTGCCGGCGCCGGCCTCTGCGATGAGGCGGCGGTGCGGATTCTTGTCACCGAGGGCCCTGAAAGAGTCAGAGAGCTTATTGACATGGGCGCCAGTTTTGACCGCAATGTTGACGGGCTGTGTTTTACCCGGGAAGGCTGCCATAGCCAGGACAGAATCCTGCATGCCCAGGGGGATGCCACGGGGGCGGAAATTCTGCGGGCCCTAAGCCAAAATGTAGTGGGCATTCCCAATGTGGACGTTTTAGAAAATCAATATGTGGTGGATTTGCTGGTAAGGGACGGCACCTGTTACGGGGTTCTGGCCCTGGATCAGACCTCCGGAGAATTTCGCATCTTCAGAGGCCGGGTGGTGGTTTTGGCCACCGGTGGGTCCGGACGGTTGTACAACTATACCACCAATCCGGAAGTAGCTACGGCCGATGGAATTGCCCTGGCTTTTCGGGCCGGAGTGGAAGTCATGGATATGGAATTCATCCAGTTTCATCCCACTTCTCTCGTATTGCCCGGGGCTCCCCGGTTTCTTATTTCCGAGGCGGTTCGGGGCGAAGGGGCCATCCTGCGCAACTCCCGGGGCGAACGGTTTATGCCTCAGTACCATGGCATGGCGGAACTGGCGCCCAGAGATATCGTTTCCCGGGCTATTTTAGCCGAGATGGCCAAAACCGGGGCGGATTCCGTGTTTTTGGATGTTACCCACCTGGAGCCTGAAAAAATAAAGGAACGCTTTCCCACCATTACGCTGACCTGTGCTAAATATGGGTTGGACATCACCCGGGAATTAATTCCTGTAGCGCCTGCGGCCCACTATATGATGGGCGGGGTAAAAACCGACCTATGGGGAGAAACCAGTATTAAACACTTGTTTGCCTGTGGGGAGGCCAGTTGCCTGGGTGTCCACGGGGCCAACCGGCTGGCCAGCAACTCCTTACTGGATGGTCTGGTTTCCGGAGGGCGCATTGTGCAACGGGCGGCCTATGTATTGGAAAGCGGCTCTAGGGAGAAGCCTCATTTTAGCTGTAACCAGTTGTTGCCCACCCCGGAGATCAACTTTAAAGAACTGCGCCAAAAACTACAACTGATTATGGGTGAAAAGGTGGGCCCCCTGAGAACGGCCCTGAGATTGGCAGAGGCCCTGGCTTTTTTTGATCGCTGGGCCCATTTGCGAAATCACGAAGTGAGAGAAACTTCTCAGATGGAAACCCGCAACATGCTGGAAGTGGGGGAATTAATCACCGAGGCAGCCATGATGCGGACAGAGAGCCGGGGAGGTCATTTCCGTCTGGACTACCCGGAGACATCGGAACGCTGGCAGAAACATCTTCTGTTGAAGCGTTAA
- the nadC gene encoding carboxylating nicotinate-nucleotide diphosphorylase produces MELNKIELKKIIEIGLAEDIGTGDITTNSTVPIGSRAKGMIYVKEPGVLAGLAVAEEVFRQMSPEVHFHHRIQDGTWVEPGTVVAEVEGDARAILTGERLALNFLQRMSGIATRTAALVEKVKLYPVRVVDTRKTTPGLRMLEKYAVRVGGGFNHRYGLYDAVLIKDNHIKVAGGITQAVLAARHNVPHTIKIEVEVEDLAGVSEALEARVDIIMLDNMDQATMREAVKLVDGRALVEASGGINEETIVAAAKAGVDLVSIGALTHSIKSLDISLDIGEIKIHKDNGAGCHKN; encoded by the coding sequence ATGGAGCTAAACAAGATTGAACTAAAGAAGATCATTGAAATAGGCTTAGCCGAGGATATCGGCACAGGGGATATTACCACCAACAGCACGGTACCCATCGGCTCCCGGGCCAAAGGCATGATTTATGTAAAAGAACCCGGTGTGCTGGCCGGTCTGGCCGTAGCGGAGGAAGTTTTTCGTCAGATGTCCCCGGAGGTTCACTTTCACCATCGGATCCAGGACGGCACCTGGGTGGAACCGGGTACGGTGGTGGCAGAGGTGGAGGGAGACGCCCGGGCCATTCTGACAGGGGAACGGCTGGCCTTAAATTTTCTCCAGCGCATGAGTGGTATTGCCACCCGTACCGCGGCCCTGGTGGAAAAAGTAAAGCTTTATCCCGTCCGGGTGGTGGACACCCGGAAAACCACGCCGGGATTACGTATGCTGGAGAAATATGCCGTCCGGGTGGGTGGGGGGTTTAACCATCGCTACGGACTTTATGACGCGGTATTAATTAAGGACAATCATATCAAGGTGGCGGGCGGCATCACTCAGGCAGTGCTGGCGGCCAGACACAACGTGCCCCATACCATTAAGATTGAGGTGGAGGTTGAAGACCTGGCCGGGGTGAGCGAGGCCCTGGAGGCCAGAGTGGATATTATCATGCTGGACAACATGGATCAGGCCACCATGCGGGAAGCGGTCAAGCTGGTGGACGGCCGCGCCCTGGTGGAGGCCTCCGGAGGAATTAATGAGGAAACCATTGTTGCGGCGGCCAAGGCCGGAGTGGATCTGGTTTCCATCGGGGCCCTGACTCATTCCATTAAGTCCCTGGACATCAGTCTGGATATCGGGGAGATTAAAATCCACAAAGACAACGGAGCTGGGTGCCATAAAAATTAA
- the bioB gene encoding biotin synthase BioB, with the protein MFDQIQKRLLNQAELSFAEALYLSRLEGRNFHRLLALSGQITGQRHQETIDLCSIINAKSGGCSEDCAFCAQAARYQTEIIHYELLSPEVILSTARRVEAMGINRFSLVTSGKALSAREFDRIIDIYRLLKKQTRLKLCASLGLLDYSRCCRLKEAGVTTYHHNLETAKSYFARICTSHSYEERVATIRAAQKAGLRVCSGGIISAGETMEQRIELAYELKDLQVDSVPVNILNPIPGTPLEKQEMISVREIIITLSLFRLILPNVTLRFAGGRKEALGELRSLGFLAGINGAIVGDFLTTPGDQISRDIALIRDLGLKIAPQS; encoded by the coding sequence ATGTTTGATCAAATACAGAAACGCTTACTAAACCAGGCCGAGTTAAGTTTTGCAGAGGCCCTTTATTTATCCCGCTTAGAGGGCCGGAATTTTCACCGTTTACTGGCTTTATCCGGTCAGATCACCGGACAGCGGCACCAGGAAACCATCGACCTCTGTTCCATTATCAATGCCAAGTCAGGCGGGTGTTCTGAAGACTGCGCTTTTTGCGCCCAAGCTGCCCGCTACCAAACAGAGATTATCCATTACGAATTATTAAGCCCCGAGGTTATTCTCTCCACCGCCCGCCGGGTTGAAGCCATGGGGATCAACCGTTTCTCCCTGGTGACCAGCGGTAAGGCCTTGAGCGCCCGGGAATTTGACCGGATCATTGATATTTACCGGCTGTTAAAAAAACAAACCCGCTTAAAGCTGTGTGCTTCCCTGGGTTTGTTGGATTATTCCCGCTGCTGCCGTTTAAAAGAGGCCGGGGTGACCACCTACCACCACAATTTAGAAACCGCTAAAAGTTATTTTGCCCGGATTTGTACCAGCCATTCCTATGAAGAACGGGTGGCCACCATTCGTGCGGCTCAAAAGGCCGGACTCCGGGTCTGCAGTGGAGGCATTATCTCCGCCGGTGAAACCATGGAGCAAAGAATTGAATTGGCCTATGAGCTAAAAGACCTTCAGGTGGATTCTGTGCCCGTCAATATTCTTAACCCTATCCCCGGCACACCGCTGGAGAAACAGGAAATGATCTCCGTCCGGGAGATCATCATAACTCTCAGTCTCTTTCGTTTGATTCTGCCCAACGTAACCCTGCGCTTTGCCGGCGGCAGGAAGGAAGCGCTGGGAGAATTGCGCAGCCTTGGTTTTCTGGCGGGAATAAACGGTGCCATTGTGGGCGATTTTCTCACCACTCCGGGCGATCAAATCAGCCGGGACATTGCATTAATTAGAGACCTGGGATTAAAAATTGCTCCCCAGTCATAA
- a CDS encoding biotin--[acetyl-CoA-carboxylase] ligase produces MLDAKQKILHLLRSERPDPVSGELICRHLNVSRTAIWKNIEALRRDGYEIEAKPRSGYRLISSPDILAPSEWQTGLKSKIIGREARYFKSVSSTNDAAKELARLGAKEGTTVLAEEQTSGKGRLGRVWRAPSGAGLSFSIILYPKVNPMEVSQLTMLGAVAVVNALKQELGVPAGVKWPNDVYLQGLKVCGILAEMAAEADQVKYLVLGIGVNVNQRSEDLGELIHSAISLRAFTGRKISRSKLLGAILEQLDFLYDLWQEQGFAPVRTLWKENALWLESPVQVSGLHEVWQGLMEDIDAHGALVLRLADGSRKIFHSGEVSLRPGHH; encoded by the coding sequence ATGCTGGATGCTAAACAAAAAATCCTTCATTTACTCCGGTCTGAACGGCCGGATCCTGTTTCCGGTGAGCTGATTTGCCGGCACTTGAACGTTTCCCGGACAGCCATCTGGAAGAATATCGAGGCCTTAAGGCGGGATGGTTATGAGATTGAAGCAAAACCCCGGTCGGGTTACCGGTTGATTTCCTCACCGGATATTCTGGCCCCTTCCGAGTGGCAGACGGGTTTGAAGTCTAAAATCATTGGCCGGGAAGCCCGCTACTTTAAATCGGTTTCCTCAACCAATGATGCAGCCAAGGAACTGGCGCGCCTTGGGGCGAAGGAAGGGACGACGGTGTTGGCTGAAGAGCAAACCTCCGGCAAAGGCCGGTTGGGGCGGGTATGGAGAGCCCCGTCCGGTGCAGGGCTGTCTTTTTCTATTATCCTTTATCCCAAGGTCAATCCCATGGAAGTATCCCAGCTAACCATGCTGGGAGCGGTTGCCGTGGTCAATGCCCTGAAGCAAGAACTGGGAGTGCCCGCAGGGGTTAAATGGCCCAACGATGTTTACCTCCAAGGCTTAAAAGTGTGCGGCATTCTGGCCGAAATGGCGGCGGAAGCGGATCAGGTAAAATATCTGGTGCTTGGCATCGGGGTCAATGTCAACCAGCGATCTGAAGATTTGGGAGAATTGATCCATTCAGCCATTTCTCTCAGGGCGTTTACTGGAAGAAAAATAAGCCGGTCAAAATTGCTGGGGGCCATTTTGGAGCAGTTGGATTTTTTGTATGACCTGTGGCAAGAGCAGGGCTTTGCTCCGGTAAGGACCCTGTGGAAGGAAAACGCCCTTTGGCTGGAATCTCCGGTACAGGTCAGTGGGCTGCACGAGGTTTGGCAGGGGTTGATGGAGGATATTGATGCTCATGGGGCCTTGGTGTTAAGGCTGGCGGATGGCAGCAGAAAAATCTTCCATTCGGGGGAAGTTTCCCTGCGGCCCGGACATCATTAA